Proteins encoded within one genomic window of Nitrospinota bacterium:
- a CDS encoding mannose-1-phosphate guanylyltransferase, whose product MSTLYGVIMAGGRGTRFWPLSRRRMPKQLMKFLGSETLLRRTVERLKPLIPPEQLLIVTGVEHARTIRRQFPDIPRENILAEPEGRNTAPCIGFATCEIARREEGATMGVFPADHVISKERDFRSLLKGAARLLSSRPEALITFGMQPTRPATGYGYIKLGPEVARTGNRPVYAVAAFVEKPGLATARRYVKSPRYLWNGGMFLWKVDAIRSAFDTHLPEMSQGLEAIDGILGRRNASRRLKDIYPRLPAVSIDYGVMERAETALVIPCDVGWTDVGSWKSLADVLGANEEGNVVEGEHLGFESAGNVVFSPRRLVATIGVDNLIVVVTDDVVLVCPKERDQDVGRLVEDLQARGLGRYL is encoded by the coding sequence TTGTCTACCCTTTACGGCGTTATCATGGCGGGTGGTCGTGGAACCCGATTTTGGCCCCTGAGCCGCCGGCGGATGCCGAAGCAGCTCATGAAGTTTCTTGGTTCCGAGACGCTATTAAGGCGGACGGTCGAGCGACTTAAGCCCCTCATCCCGCCCGAGCAGCTTCTCATCGTCACAGGGGTTGAGCATGCCCGAACAATCCGCCGCCAATTCCCTGACATCCCACGGGAGAACATCCTGGCCGAGCCCGAGGGTCGAAACACAGCCCCCTGCATAGGATTCGCAACATGTGAAATTGCCAGGCGGGAGGAGGGGGCGACGATGGGAGTTTTCCCGGCTGACCACGTCATCTCCAAGGAGCGCGATTTCCGTAGCCTACTCAAGGGGGCCGCCCGGCTCCTAAGCTCTCGCCCCGAGGCCCTCATAACCTTCGGCATGCAGCCGACCCGTCCGGCCACAGGATACGGATACATCAAACTGGGACCAGAGGTAGCCCGAACCGGGAACCGTCCCGTCTACGCCGTGGCGGCCTTCGTCGAGAAGCCCGGCCTCGCCACCGCCCGCCGCTACGTCAAGAGCCCCCGCTACCTCTGGAACGGAGGGATGTTCCTCTGGAAAGTTGACGCCATAAGGTCGGCCTTTGATACCCATCTGCCGGAGATGTCCCAGGGCCTGGAGGCCATAGATGGAATCCTCGGCCGGCGTAACGCCTCCAGGCGCCTGAAGGATATCTACCCGCGGCTGCCGGCCGTCTCCATCGACTACGGGGTTATGGAGAGGGCTGAAACCGCCCTCGTCATTCCCTGCGATGTGGGCTGGACTGACGTAGGCAGCTGGAAGAGCTTGGCCGACGTGCTAGGTGCAAACGAGGAGGGAAATGTGGTAGAAGGCGAACACCTGGGGTTTGAGTCGGCGGGAAACGTCGTCTTCTCCCCCCGCCGCCTCGTAGCCACAATCGGTGTGGATAATCTCATCGTCGTTGTGACCGACGACGTGGTCCTCGTATGTCCCAAAGAGAGGGACCAAGATGTCGGGCGGTTGGTAGAGGACCTTCAGGCCAGGGGCCTCGGCCGCTATCTCTGA
- a CDS encoding cytochrome c-type biogenesis protein CcmH produces the protein MGDLGEGLRAAAAGLVLAVGLIALAIPAGAAQRGEATIPAPASPEDITLDPMVVEVAKELRCPICQNLSVADSPTELATQMRSLIAEKLAAGDSPDTIKAYFTSKYGDWVLLRPKREGFTWLIWLLPVAGLLVGGVAVVLFTRHSIKQREVSARETSKEPPETGDFARRLAKEMEEFDA, from the coding sequence ATGGGAGACCTTGGCGAAGGCCTTAGAGCCGCTGCTGCGGGGCTAGTCCTGGCCGTAGGGCTTATTGCCCTCGCAATTCCGGCCGGCGCCGCCCAACGGGGCGAAGCCACAATCCCCGCGCCCGCAAGCCCCGAGGATATTACTCTGGACCCAATGGTGGTCGAGGTGGCTAAGGAGCTGCGCTGCCCCATATGCCAGAATCTCTCTGTCGCTGATAGCCCCACGGAGCTGGCCACCCAGATGCGTTCGCTCATCGCCGAGAAGCTCGCGGCCGGAGATAGCCCCGATACCATCAAGGCTTACTTCACGTCCAAGTACGGCGATTGGGTGCTCCTGAGACCAAAGCGGGAGGGATTTACGTGGCTTATATGGCTGCTGCCCGTGGCGGGCCTGCTCGTCGGTGGCGTTGCTGTGGTGCTCTTCACCCGCCACTCCATTAAGCAGCGGGAGGTGTCGGCGAGGGAAACCTCTAAGGAGCCCCCGGAGACTGGGGACTTCGCCCGAAGGCTCGCCAAAGAGATGGAGGAGTTTGACGCATGA
- a CDS encoding undecaprenyl-diphosphate phosphatase, translated as MGTWEALTLGIVQGLTEFLPVSSSGHLVVAQALLGFREPVLFFDVMVHLATLGSLAVVFKADLAWLWRSIRPAPLGRTSNLNPAKRVEGRRFVFLLFVGMVPTVVIGLLFLHPLERLFAEPARVGAMLMVTGLLLWATRRLQPGRRKMEAMGWSDALLIGAVQGCALVPGISRTGVTIAVALFLGLERELAARYSLLLGIPAIGGAVMLGAFKGGLSPTGLGPILIAMILAFAMGYVALRIVLRTVAAGRLSAFAPYCWLVGLLILIAAAVA; from the coding sequence ATGGGAACCTGGGAAGCGCTCACCCTGGGGATAGTCCAAGGGCTGACGGAATTCTTGCCTGTCTCTTCCTCGGGCCATCTCGTAGTGGCCCAGGCCCTGCTCGGATTCCGTGAGCCGGTGCTTTTCTTTGACGTCATGGTCCACCTCGCTACTCTTGGCTCCCTGGCGGTGGTCTTCAAGGCCGATTTGGCGTGGCTCTGGCGTTCCATTAGGCCGGCTCCTCTCGGGAGGACTTCCAACCTCAATCCGGCCAAGCGTGTTGAGGGACGCCGCTTCGTTTTCCTCCTGTTCGTTGGGATGGTCCCCACTGTGGTCATTGGGCTCCTATTCCTCCATCCTCTGGAGCGGCTTTTTGCCGAGCCAGCAAGGGTGGGGGCGATGCTCATGGTAACCGGGTTGCTGCTTTGGGCCACCAGGCGGCTACAACCGGGACGCCGCAAGATGGAAGCCATGGGCTGGTCGGATGCACTCCTCATCGGCGCCGTCCAGGGATGCGCTCTGGTCCCTGGCATCAGCAGGACGGGAGTGACGATTGCCGTTGCCCTATTCCTCGGGCTGGAGAGGGAGCTTGCTGCCCGCTACAGCCTCCTGCTCGGCATTCCCGCGATAGGCGGGGCGGTGATGTTGGGAGCATTCAAGGGCGGACTGAGTCCTACTGGTCTGGGGCCCATTCTCATCGCAATGATCTTGGCGTTCGCAATGGGCTACGTGGCGCTTAGGATTGTCCTTCGCACCGTGGCGGCCGGGCGGCTGTCTGCCTTCGCGCCATACTGCTGGCTGGTGGGACTCTTGATTCTCATCGCGGCGGCGGTGGCCTGA
- the trxB gene encoding thioredoxin-disulfide reductase: protein MTEANRYELIIIGGGPAGLAAGLYAARARMKTVCLERLTPGGALALTEDVENYPGFRAITGPDLVEKMLEHAKDFGMELSYSDANSIELDGTDRIVHTDEGPFVAKAVLIASGAKINKLGVPGEEEFSGRGVSYCAVCDGAFFRDQDVVVVGGGDAAIDEGLYLTRLVETVTVIHRRDQLRASKILQERAFANEKVSFMWEMVVREIHGNGMVKEILLENVKTAEQSVHPTDGLFVYIGSKPNTDFVKGLVEMDEAGHIITDLHMQTSVPGIYAAGDVRIDSYRQAVTAGGDGCTAALAAEKYIESLH from the coding sequence ATGACCGAGGCCAACCGTTATGAACTTATCATCATTGGTGGGGGACCGGCGGGCCTCGCCGCCGGGCTCTACGCAGCGCGCGCCCGGATGAAGACCGTCTGCCTCGAGAGGCTGACACCTGGGGGCGCATTAGCGCTCACTGAAGACGTGGAAAATTACCCCGGCTTCCGGGCTATCACGGGCCCCGACCTCGTCGAGAAGATGCTTGAGCACGCTAAGGACTTCGGAATGGAGCTGAGCTATAGTGATGCCAACAGCATTGAGCTGGACGGTACGGACCGTATCGTCCACACCGACGAGGGGCCCTTCGTGGCCAAGGCAGTGCTCATAGCCAGTGGGGCGAAGATCAACAAGCTGGGCGTACCCGGTGAGGAGGAGTTCTCCGGCCGGGGGGTCTCGTACTGCGCCGTCTGCGATGGGGCCTTTTTCCGCGACCAGGATGTCGTCGTGGTGGGAGGGGGAGACGCCGCCATAGACGAGGGCCTTTACTTGACCCGACTTGTAGAGACCGTGACCGTAATTCATCGCCGCGACCAGTTGCGGGCGAGCAAGATCCTACAGGAAAGGGCCTTTGCCAACGAAAAAGTCTCCTTTATGTGGGAAATGGTGGTCAGGGAGATTCACGGCAATGGGATGGTCAAAGAAATTTTGTTGGAGAACGTCAAGACTGCTGAGCAGTCCGTTCATCCCACAGATGGCCTCTTTGTCTACATCGGCTCGAAGCCCAACACAGACTTCGTTAAGGGCCTGGTAGAGATGGATGAGGCAGGCCATATAATCACCGACCTCCACATGCAGACCTCAGTACCGGGCATTTACGCGGCCGGCGATGTCCGAATAGACTCTTACCGCCAAGCGGTTACCGCCGGCGGCGATGGGTGCACCGCCGCCTTAGCCGCCGAAAAGTACATCGAATCGCTCCACTGA
- a CDS encoding phosphomannomutase/phosphoglucomutase, whose protein sequence is MSTINPSIFREYDIRGIVGEDLEPSVVTTIGRAYGAYHGANGAKTVVVGYDARLHSPLFRDALIEGITSTGLNVVDVGLIPTPLLYFALYYLDLDGGMMITGSHNPPEYNGFKICVGKTTISGAEIQEFRSVVEKGSFPSGRGSCSTADIISPYIEYCTKNIALERPVRVVVDAGNGTGGIVGPTIMRHLGCEVKELYCDPDGTFPNHHPDPTVEANIQDLKDSVTAGGYEVGIGYDGDADRVGVVDERGEVIWGDMLLLLAARDVLKRHPGATIICEVKCSQTLVDEVERIGGRCIMWKTGHSPIKKKLKEEGALLAGEMSGHIFFADEYFGYDDAIYASLRLLRLLAASGQSLSAMLADVPPTYSTPEIRVACPEERKFVLVEELTAYFKERYDVLDVDGARVNFEDGWGLVRASNTQPVLVLRFEGTSQEAMERAKEVILTRLRRYPEVEGLDVL, encoded by the coding sequence ATGTCCACCATCAATCCAAGCATCTTCCGGGAATACGATATCCGAGGCATCGTCGGCGAAGACCTTGAGCCATCGGTCGTTACGACCATCGGTCGAGCCTACGGGGCTTACCATGGCGCCAACGGGGCGAAGACCGTCGTGGTGGGATACGACGCCCGGCTTCACTCGCCTCTCTTCCGCGATGCCCTCATCGAGGGGATCACTTCTACGGGCTTAAACGTCGTTGATGTTGGGTTGATCCCCACGCCCCTTCTCTACTTCGCCCTTTATTACCTCGATCTCGACGGCGGGATGATGATTACTGGAAGCCATAACCCGCCTGAATACAATGGGTTCAAAATATGCGTAGGCAAGACGACCATCTCTGGCGCCGAAATTCAAGAGTTTCGGAGCGTCGTGGAGAAAGGCTCCTTCCCTTCGGGTCGGGGCAGCTGCTCCACGGCAGACATTATAAGCCCCTACATCGAGTACTGCACGAAGAACATCGCCCTTGAGCGGCCCGTCCGGGTGGTTGTGGACGCCGGTAACGGCACCGGTGGGATCGTCGGGCCGACGATAATGAGGCATCTAGGCTGTGAGGTCAAGGAGCTCTACTGCGATCCCGACGGCACCTTTCCCAATCACCATCCCGACCCCACGGTAGAGGCCAACATCCAAGACCTCAAGGACTCCGTTACCGCCGGTGGCTATGAGGTGGGGATCGGATACGATGGGGACGCAGACCGTGTGGGTGTGGTGGACGAACGCGGGGAGGTCATCTGGGGCGATATGCTGCTGCTTTTGGCAGCGCGGGACGTCCTGAAACGACATCCGGGAGCGACGATCATCTGCGAGGTAAAGTGCTCCCAGACGCTCGTCGATGAGGTGGAGCGCATCGGCGGCCGATGCATCATGTGGAAGACGGGCCACTCCCCCATAAAAAAGAAGCTAAAGGAGGAGGGCGCCCTTCTCGCCGGCGAGATGAGCGGCCACATCTTTTTCGCCGATGAGTATTTTGGCTACGATGACGCTATTTACGCCTCCCTCAGGCTCCTTCGTCTCCTGGCGGCGAGCGGCCAGAGCCTCTCGGCCATGCTCGCCGATGTGCCGCCGACCTACTCAACTCCCGAAATCCGTGTGGCCTGTCCCGAAGAGCGTAAGTTCGTCCTTGTGGAGGAGCTGACCGCCTACTTCAAGGAGCGCTACGATGTGCTCGACGTGGACGGCGCCCGGGTGAATTTTGAAGACGGCTGGGGCTTGGTGCGCGCCTCCAACACGCAGCCGGTGTTGGTGCTGCGTTTCGAGGGGACGAGCCAAGAAGCCATGGAGCGGGCGAAAGAGGTCATCCTCACCCGGTTGCGCCGCTACCCCGAAGTCGAGGGGCTTGATGTCCTTTGA
- a CDS encoding 1-acyl-sn-glycerol-3-phosphate acyltransferase — MIHRTFLQKLWLFIAIIVVNTFVRLLARVEIQGRENVPHGGGVLLVANHCSALDVLLLPMAVMTRWPITPIEFIIAPAKEKFLRIPVIGAILRSLGVFSINQGSRDFVSLGGIVELMKTERVMLFPEGTRSPDGQLQPGMRSAGWLIHKGRPLVIPTALFGTEKVWPKRCILPRPYGRVKVVFGKPLNLDRYYDHPHSREVAQEVVDDIMAAIAQIKSAARPVWDTSPL; from the coding sequence ATGATCCATCGGACCTTCTTGCAGAAGCTCTGGCTCTTCATCGCGATCATAGTCGTCAATACCTTTGTGAGGCTCTTAGCACGTGTGGAGATTCAAGGCCGCGAGAACGTCCCCCACGGCGGGGGAGTGCTCCTTGTGGCCAACCACTGCTCGGCCCTGGACGTGTTGCTCCTCCCTATGGCCGTCATGACACGATGGCCTATTACTCCCATAGAGTTTATTATAGCGCCAGCGAAGGAGAAGTTCTTACGGATTCCCGTAATAGGGGCAATCCTCCGCTCCTTGGGAGTATTCTCCATCAATCAGGGCAGCCGGGATTTCGTTTCCCTAGGGGGAATTGTGGAGCTTATGAAGACCGAGAGGGTAATGCTCTTTCCCGAGGGGACCCGAAGCCCCGATGGTCAGCTCCAACCCGGCATGCGGAGCGCTGGCTGGCTCATCCATAAAGGACGGCCCCTGGTCATCCCAACGGCGCTCTTTGGCACCGAGAAGGTTTGGCCCAAACGGTGCATTTTGCCCCGGCCCTACGGCCGGGTGAAGGTGGTTTTTGGAAAACCGTTGAATCTCGACCGATATTATGACCATCCCCATTCGCGGGAAGTTGCTCAGGAGGTGGTTGACGATATAATGGCCGCTATCGCCCAAATCAAATCAGCGGCCCGACCGGTTTGGGATACCAGCCCTCTATAA
- a CDS encoding DUF721 domain-containing protein, translated as MPETSPNKSRRPGLPRSQTMAPLGAVLDKAIQDLGLGEAVAKGAAMVLWPEVVGEAVARVTHPQTVRGRTLVVTVVDSAWLQQLRYLEETMLEGLNAALGRQVIEGIYLQVGPIPVAPPADEPPEDSAELAPEAAAYLEDVVSDVDDPGLRATLRRVLAASRPIEEDAPS; from the coding sequence ATGCCTGAGACCTCTCCCAACAAATCCCGCCGGCCGGGGCTCCCCCGGTCACAGACCATGGCCCCCCTAGGAGCAGTCCTGGACAAGGCCATCCAGGACCTGGGGCTGGGCGAGGCTGTGGCGAAAGGGGCTGCGATGGTGCTTTGGCCAGAGGTGGTAGGGGAGGCTGTTGCAAGGGTCACGCATCCTCAGACCGTCCGGGGGCGAACCCTGGTCGTAACGGTTGTTGACAGCGCCTGGCTCCAGCAGCTCCGCTACTTGGAAGAGACCATGCTGGAGGGGCTGAACGCTGCCCTCGGCCGTCAAGTCATCGAGGGAATATACCTGCAGGTAGGCCCGATTCCTGTCGCCCCTCCTGCCGACGAACCCCCAGAGGACTCTGCTGAGCTCGCTCCCGAGGCGGCGGCCTATCTTGAGGATGTGGTATCCGATGTTGACGACCCAGGCTTGCGAGCAACTCTCCGAAGGGTGCTCGCTGCCTCGCGACCAATCGAAGAGGATGCGCCATCTTGA
- a CDS encoding HEAT repeat domain-containing protein, with product MIPHRITNAFTRRIINCAIAITAGLVLGGCASNIKRDLGILKTHPDWRHRMLAAERLAWRGSPDVAPALIDSMKSDEELFVRNTAAQGLARLKDPRAVEPLISTMLQDIAVREEATKALAAIDGPTVEARLKSLARDKDPITREYSMEGLALLNTDGHLTDFIEETMADPSPSVRRQAVRALRATSHPGSKPADPLVRFLLSYDEVTRAHAAEDMGLTQDGLYVPLLVEAAAGDRSESVRRAACGALGRIGSDEATDALIRLLDDRWAPVEAVLRGLAQTGRDRAVEPIIALYDREGFPRTEAVRALKELDGPRVTEFFQERLLTERGAVRRAIIDAMAEMRDRAAAQALIATFVSDPASQVRVVRVLEKIGGEEVIQFLARAAVDPEVNPAARRAAVQALKQEGGDATAELLREAALSQRPSVARAAREAMKALRLTPPLKPPDLEELRPLQFRPPPPR from the coding sequence ATGATTCCACACCGAATCACCAACGCTTTCACCCGCAGGATTATTAACTGCGCCATCGCAATTACGGCGGGTCTCGTTCTCGGCGGGTGCGCCTCGAACATCAAGCGCGACCTCGGCATTCTAAAGACCCACCCCGACTGGCGCCACCGTATGCTCGCGGCCGAGCGGCTGGCCTGGAGGGGCTCGCCAGATGTGGCGCCGGCCCTTATAGATTCAATGAAGTCCGATGAAGAGCTCTTCGTTCGCAATACGGCTGCGCAAGGCCTTGCGCGCCTCAAGGACCCCCGGGCCGTCGAGCCCCTCATCTCAACCATGCTGCAGGATATTGCCGTTCGCGAAGAGGCAACAAAGGCTCTTGCGGCCATTGATGGGCCCACCGTTGAGGCCCGCCTGAAGAGCCTCGCCCGCGATAAGGACCCCATAACCCGAGAGTACTCAATGGAGGGCTTGGCCCTCCTGAACACTGATGGCCACCTGACGGACTTCATCGAGGAGACAATGGCGGACCCAAGCCCGTCGGTGCGCCGCCAGGCCGTTCGCGCCCTTCGTGCCACATCTCATCCCGGGTCCAAGCCAGCCGACCCCCTCGTCAGGTTTCTTCTCTCCTATGACGAGGTAACGCGGGCACATGCGGCCGAGGATATGGGCCTGACTCAAGATGGTCTATACGTTCCACTGTTGGTCGAGGCCGCAGCGGGTGATCGGTCCGAGAGTGTACGCCGGGCAGCCTGCGGGGCCTTAGGGCGGATTGGGTCGGACGAGGCGACCGACGCCCTGATACGACTGCTCGATGATCGCTGGGCGCCCGTCGAGGCGGTGCTCAGAGGCCTCGCTCAAACCGGCCGGGATCGGGCCGTGGAGCCCATCATCGCCCTCTACGACCGTGAGGGCTTCCCCAGAACGGAAGCAGTGAGGGCTTTGAAAGAGCTTGACGGGCCTCGGGTGACAGAGTTCTTTCAGGAGCGGCTCCTCACCGAGCGCGGCGCGGTGCGGCGGGCCATCATTGACGCTATGGCGGAGATGCGCGATCGGGCCGCTGCCCAGGCGCTAATCGCCACCTTCGTCAGTGATCCCGCCAGTCAGGTGCGGGTGGTGCGGGTCCTTGAAAAGATCGGCGGTGAGGAGGTTATTCAGTTCTTGGCCCGCGCGGCGGTGGACCCAGAGGTAAACCCGGCTGCACGGCGGGCGGCGGTCCAGGCCCTCAAGCAAGAGGGAGGCGATGCCACGGCAGAGCTTCTTAGAGAGGCGGCCTTAAGTCAGCGGCCATCCGTGGCTAGGGCGGCCCGAGAGGCTATGAAGGCCCTAAGACTCACACCGCCCCTAAAGCCACCCGACTTAGAGGAGTTGCGCCCGCTCCAGTTCAGGCCACCGCCGCCGCGATGA
- a CDS encoding DedA family protein, producing the protein MSFEIAILSDLIQWTIHWAKTPYGALALFALAFVESSFFPIPPDVLLIPLAILQPPLALLYAAICTVGSVLGGMFGYFIGLKGGKPFLERFVARERIVAIHNYFDRYNAWAIGIAGFTPIPYKVFTIAAGAFYINFRLFVLASCVGRGGRFFLIGGLILIFGPQIQSLLAKHLAWTSLLFVLLLLGGFLALRLLPTPWKSSPEPVQTRETS; encoded by the coding sequence ATGTCCTTTGAGATAGCGATACTAAGCGATCTTATTCAGTGGACCATCCATTGGGCAAAGACCCCTTACGGGGCTTTGGCGCTCTTCGCGCTGGCCTTCGTCGAGAGTTCTTTCTTCCCCATCCCGCCCGATGTGCTGCTCATACCGTTGGCTATCCTCCAGCCCCCTCTGGCTCTCTTATACGCTGCCATCTGCACAGTCGGGAGCGTGCTCGGCGGGATGTTCGGCTACTTTATCGGCCTCAAGGGCGGCAAGCCCTTCCTGGAGCGGTTCGTAGCCCGAGAGAGGATCGTCGCCATCCACAACTACTTCGACCGCTATAACGCCTGGGCCATCGGGATTGCTGGCTTCACCCCCATCCCCTACAAGGTCTTCACCATCGCCGCGGGTGCCTTCTACATTAACTTTCGCCTCTTCGTTCTCGCCTCGTGCGTGGGTCGAGGCGGGCGGTTCTTCCTCATCGGTGGGCTCATCCTGATCTTTGGCCCTCAAATTCAGTCCCTTCTAGCAAAGCACCTTGCATGGACGAGCCTACTTTTTGTTCTCCTTCTGTTGGGCGGTTTCCTAGCCCTGCGCTTGCTCCCGACGCCCTGGAAGTCCTCGCCCGAGCCGGTCCAGACCCGCGAAACTTCTTGA